One window of the Microbulbifer sp. Q7 genome contains the following:
- a CDS encoding SCP2 domain-containing protein has product MTDPTFRAGFDATLETAINTALRYDPGSRARLAKLAGKVLRVDLTAPALTLFLAIDDEDGEEGGYIEVHSRWSGEVTTELSGSALAFVQLLRNRDATPAKLGVEVRGSSALLAELQAIMRNLDIDWEEPLAKLIGDSPAHQLGSGVRMAASWLKDALGAAPKAGAEAVSEEWRVTPPQAQFEAFAEDVAEFAQGVDRLEARIDILRRKLERRNQPDGEGK; this is encoded by the coding sequence ATGACCGACCCCACCTTCCGCGCCGGCTTCGATGCCACCCTGGAAACCGCCATCAACACCGCCCTGCGCTATGACCCGGGCAGCCGCGCGCGCCTGGCCAAGCTGGCGGGCAAGGTATTGCGGGTGGATCTCACCGCGCCTGCGCTGACCCTGTTCCTGGCGATCGATGATGAGGACGGTGAAGAGGGTGGCTATATAGAAGTGCACAGCCGCTGGAGTGGCGAGGTGACCACGGAGCTGTCCGGCTCTGCGCTGGCCTTTGTGCAATTGCTGAGAAATCGCGACGCGACACCGGCCAAGCTGGGGGTGGAAGTGCGCGGTTCCAGCGCGCTGCTGGCGGAGTTGCAGGCAATCATGCGGAATCTGGATATCGATTGGGAGGAGCCGCTGGCGAAGCTGATCGGTGATTCTCCCGCGCATCAGCTGGGTAGCGGGGTGCGCATGGCGGCGAGCTGGCTGAAAGATGCCCTGGGCGCGGCGCCGAAGGCGGGTGCCGAGGCGGTGAGCGAGGAGTGGCGGGTGACGCCGCCGCAGGCGCAGTTTGAGGCGTTTGCGGAAGATGTGGCGGAATTTGCCCAGGGGGTGGACCGGCTGGAGGCGCGCATTGATATTCTGCGTCGCAAGCTGGAGCGCCGGAACCAGCCAGACGGTGAGGGTAAGTAG
- the hslV gene encoding ATP-dependent protease subunit HslV — translation MEQYRGTTILSCRRNGKVVIGGDGQVSMGNTIMKGNARKVRRLYNDKVIAGFAGGTADAFTLFERFEAKLQAHNGQLTRAAVELAKDWRTDRALRRLEALLAVADETASLIVTGNGDVIQPEDDLIAIGSGGPFAQSAARALLDNTELDARTIVEQGLRIAGDICVYTNQNHTIEELSY, via the coding sequence GTGGAACAATATCGCGGCACCACCATCCTTTCCTGCCGCCGAAACGGCAAAGTCGTCATCGGCGGTGACGGGCAAGTCTCCATGGGCAACACCATCATGAAAGGCAACGCCCGCAAAGTGCGCCGCCTGTATAACGACAAGGTCATCGCCGGATTCGCCGGTGGTACCGCCGACGCCTTCACCCTGTTCGAGCGCTTCGAAGCCAAACTCCAGGCCCACAACGGCCAGCTCACCCGCGCCGCCGTCGAGCTCGCCAAAGACTGGCGCACCGACCGCGCCTTGCGCCGCCTCGAAGCCCTGCTCGCCGTCGCCGACGAAACCGCCAGCCTGATCGTCACCGGTAATGGCGACGTGATTCAGCCCGAAGACGACCTCATCGCCATAGGTTCCGGCGGCCCTTTCGCCCAATCCGCTGCGCGCGCGCTGCTCGACAACACTGAGCTGGATGCCAGAACCATTGTGGAACAGGGTTTGAGAATTGCCGGTGATATCTGTGTGTACACCAACCAGAATCACACGATTGAAGAGCTGAGTTACTGA
- a CDS encoding alkaline phosphatase, whose protein sequence is MGKQVNRALRILAAGTVTAMSSIALAELPTYQQTSSWYANGEAALAAKLADTRTEKSAKNVILFVGDGMGVSTLTAARILDGQLRGESGEENLLSFEAFPHTALIKTYNTNQQTPDSAGTMTAMMTGVKTRAGMINVDSDGLRADCAGVAGNELNTFIELMEDQGRSTGIVSTARITHATPAATYARSPERNWESNDGLSEEAVANGCVDIAAQLVSLDVGDGIDVILGGGRRHFITTDNGGKRTDGRDLTAEWRDRYSEQRAAYVQSGSELAGTDLANTDKLLGLFTASHMSYDADRTAQAKDEPSIAEMTGRAIELLSKNEQGYFLMVESGRIDHGHHAGSAYTALHDTIAFAEAVKAAAETVNLDDTLILVTADHSHVMTIAGYATRGNPILGKVETNDSHGAPTGAPALAKDDLPYTALSYANGLGFADLGGETNADARYYLSADTGRKDLTATDTQAPGFHQEAMVPLGSESHAGEDITLHAIGAGAQLVQGTLEQNAVFHLMIGATGLPVSAE, encoded by the coding sequence ATGGGTAAACAGGTTAATCGCGCGCTGCGTATTTTGGCGGCGGGCACAGTGACGGCGATGTCGTCGATTGCGCTCGCGGAGTTGCCGACCTACCAGCAGACCAGTAGCTGGTACGCCAATGGAGAGGCCGCACTAGCGGCCAAGCTGGCGGATACCCGCACCGAAAAATCCGCGAAAAATGTCATTCTGTTTGTGGGCGATGGTATGGGCGTTTCCACACTCACCGCCGCGCGTATTCTGGATGGTCAGTTGCGCGGCGAGAGCGGCGAGGAAAACCTGCTCTCGTTCGAAGCATTTCCCCATACCGCGCTGATCAAAACCTACAACACCAACCAGCAGACCCCGGATTCCGCCGGCACCATGACCGCCATGATGACCGGCGTGAAAACCCGCGCGGGCATGATCAATGTCGACAGCGATGGCTTGCGTGCCGATTGTGCGGGCGTGGCCGGGAACGAACTCAATACCTTCATCGAGCTGATGGAGGACCAAGGGCGCAGCACCGGCATTGTTTCCACCGCACGCATCACCCACGCTACCCCGGCCGCCACCTATGCGCGTTCGCCGGAGCGCAACTGGGAATCCAACGATGGCCTGAGCGAAGAGGCCGTGGCAAATGGCTGCGTGGATATCGCCGCACAGCTGGTAAGCCTCGATGTGGGCGATGGCATTGATGTGATTCTCGGCGGTGGTCGCCGTCACTTCATCACCACCGACAATGGCGGCAAGCGCACCGACGGGCGCGACCTCACCGCCGAATGGCGCGATCGCTACAGCGAGCAGCGCGCAGCCTATGTGCAAAGTGGCAGCGAACTGGCGGGCACCGATCTTGCCAACACCGACAAACTGCTCGGCCTGTTCACTGCCTCCCACATGAGTTACGACGCTGACCGCACCGCACAAGCCAAGGACGAGCCTTCCATCGCGGAAATGACCGGCCGTGCGATTGAGCTGTTGTCGAAAAATGAACAGGGTTACTTCCTGATGGTGGAATCCGGTCGCATCGATCACGGCCACCACGCGGGCAGTGCCTACACCGCCCTGCATGACACCATCGCGTTTGCCGAAGCGGTGAAGGCCGCGGCGGAAACGGTGAATCTCGATGACACCCTGATACTGGTGACTGCCGACCACAGCCATGTGATGACCATTGCCGGCTACGCCACACGCGGCAATCCGATTCTTGGCAAGGTAGAAACCAACGATAGCCACGGCGCGCCCACCGGTGCGCCCGCACTGGCCAAAGACGACCTGCCCTACACCGCCCTGTCTTATGCCAATGGTCTCGGATTTGCCGATCTGGGCGGCGAAACCAACGCCGATGCCCGGTATTATCTGTCCGCAGATACAGGCCGCAAGGATCTCACGGCCACCGATACCCAGGCGCCGGGTTTCCATCAGGAGGCCATGGTGCCGCTTGGATCCGAGTCGCACGCGGGCGAGGACATCACCCTGCACGCCATTGGCGCGGGTGCGCAGCTGGTTCAGGGCACCCTGGAGCAGAACGCGGTATTTCATCTGATGATCGGCGCCACCGGGCTGCCGGTCAGCGCAGAATAA
- the ubiE gene encoding bifunctional demethylmenaquinone methyltransferase/2-methoxy-6-polyprenyl-1,4-benzoquinol methylase UbiE, whose translation MTERKTTHFGYQQVPVEEKAGRVADVFHSVAARYDVMNDLMSGGVHRLWKRFTIELSAARPGQTILDIAGGTGDLTARFSRIVGPTGKVVLADINESMLKVGRDRLLDRGIAGNVETVQADAQYLPFPDNTFDCITIAFGLRNVTDKDLALRSMLRVLKPGGRLLVLEFSKPQSKLLEKVYDQYSFRLLPFMGKLVADDADSYRYLAESIRMHPDQQTLKDMMGEAGFVDCEYHNMTGGIVALHKGIKP comes from the coding sequence ATGACGGAACGCAAGACCACCCATTTCGGTTACCAGCAGGTGCCGGTTGAAGAGAAGGCCGGGCGCGTGGCGGATGTGTTTCACTCCGTGGCGGCGCGCTACGATGTGATGAACGATCTGATGTCCGGTGGCGTTCACCGCCTGTGGAAGCGTTTCACCATCGAGCTTTCTGCGGCGCGTCCGGGGCAGACCATTCTGGATATCGCCGGCGGTACCGGGGATCTCACGGCGCGCTTTTCCCGTATTGTGGGCCCTACCGGCAAGGTGGTGTTGGCAGATATCAACGAGTCGATGCTGAAAGTCGGCCGCGATCGTTTGCTGGATCGCGGTATTGCGGGCAATGTGGAGACGGTACAGGCAGATGCCCAGTACCTGCCGTTCCCGGACAATACTTTTGATTGCATTACCATCGCCTTCGGCCTGCGCAACGTCACCGATAAGGATCTGGCGCTGCGTTCGATGCTGCGGGTGCTGAAGCCCGGTGGCCGCCTGTTGGTGCTGGAGTTTTCCAAGCCGCAGTCGAAGCTGCTGGAGAAGGTCTACGATCAATACTCGTTCCGCCTGTTGCCGTTTATGGGCAAGCTGGTGGCGGACGATGCAGACAGCTACCGCTACCTGGCCGAGAGCATCCGCATGCATCCGGATCAGCAGACCCTGAAAGACATGATGGGCGAGGCCGGTTTTGTGGACTGCGAATACCACAACATGACCGGTGGCATTGTGGCCCTGCACAAGGGCATCAAGCCCTAA
- a CDS encoding alkaline phosphatase, with protein MQLNKLSAAFAALLGLTLAACSDNNSTPAPDAPAPQPEPEAPGLVLPDAQRSSDWYKNGAAAIASARDVTINNDRGAARNVILFVGDGMGISTVTAARILAGQLQGQSGEEYQLSFEKMPFAGLIKTYNTNQQTPDSAGTATAMVTGVKTKAGVLNVDETVARGDCAGSLQRPLTTALELAEGLGKSTGIVSTARITHATPAATYAKVPERGWEYAAPEGCKDIATQLVELAAGDGIDVVMGGGRRSFLPAEVTDLEGKAGRRTDGVNLIDAWKARYNDGVTNARYIEDQSGFDGIEVASTDKLLGLFESSHMRYEEDRDNDVAGEPSLSQMTGKAIELLSNNENGYFMMVESGRIDHGHHAGSAYSALTDAVEMAKAVQVAMDNTSAEDTLIVVTADHSHVMTIAGYPTRGNPILGKVVNNDSRGQPEAGVALAADGLPYTTITYANGLGHAHYGASTDADDRYEDPISAGRQDISASDTESAGYHQEALVPLGSETHGGEDVGVWARGPGAHLLSGTNEQSFIFHVMAHSGGLLGAE; from the coding sequence ATGCAACTGAACAAACTTTCCGCCGCCTTTGCGGCGCTTCTCGGACTGACACTGGCCGCCTGCAGTGACAACAATTCCACACCGGCGCCGGACGCCCCGGCCCCGCAACCCGAGCCAGAAGCCCCGGGTCTGGTGCTGCCGGACGCCCAGCGCAGCAGCGACTGGTACAAAAATGGTGCCGCGGCCATCGCCAGTGCGCGCGATGTGACGATCAACAACGACCGCGGTGCGGCCAGGAATGTCATCCTGTTTGTGGGCGATGGCATGGGTATCTCTACGGTCACCGCCGCGCGCATTCTCGCCGGGCAGTTACAGGGCCAGAGTGGTGAGGAATACCAGCTCAGCTTCGAGAAAATGCCGTTTGCGGGCCTGATCAAAACCTACAACACCAACCAGCAGACCCCGGACTCTGCGGGTACCGCCACCGCTATGGTCACCGGCGTAAAAACCAAGGCCGGCGTGCTGAATGTGGATGAAACGGTGGCGCGCGGCGATTGCGCTGGCAGCTTGCAGCGACCACTCACCACCGCGCTGGAGCTGGCGGAAGGCCTAGGCAAGAGCACCGGTATCGTGAGCACCGCGCGCATCACCCACGCCACCCCTGCCGCCACCTACGCCAAGGTGCCGGAGCGCGGTTGGGAATACGCGGCGCCGGAAGGCTGTAAGGATATTGCCACGCAGCTGGTGGAGCTGGCCGCCGGCGATGGGATCGACGTTGTGATGGGCGGCGGCCGCCGCAGTTTCCTGCCCGCCGAGGTCACCGATCTCGAGGGAAAAGCCGGACGCCGCACCGACGGGGTCAACCTGATCGACGCGTGGAAGGCGCGCTACAACGACGGTGTGACCAATGCGCGGTATATCGAGGATCAGTCCGGTTTCGATGGAATAGAGGTGGCCAGTACCGACAAGTTGCTGGGCCTGTTTGAAAGTTCACACATGCGCTACGAGGAAGACCGCGACAACGATGTGGCCGGCGAACCCTCCCTGTCGCAAATGACCGGCAAGGCCATCGAGTTGCTGAGCAATAACGAAAACGGCTATTTCATGATGGTGGAATCGGGCCGTATCGACCACGGTCACCATGCCGGCAGTGCCTACAGCGCGCTCACCGACGCAGTGGAAATGGCGAAAGCGGTGCAGGTGGCGATGGACAACACCAGTGCGGAAGACACCCTGATCGTGGTGACCGCCGACCACAGCCACGTAATGACCATTGCCGGTTACCCCACCCGCGGCAATCCGATTCTGGGCAAAGTCGTGAACAACGACAGCCGCGGCCAGCCGGAAGCCGGTGTGGCGCTCGCCGCCGACGGCCTGCCCTACACCACCATCACCTATGCCAACGGCCTCGGCCACGCACACTATGGTGCCAGCACCGATGCAGACGACCGCTACGAAGACCCGATCAGCGCCGGCCGTCAGGACATCAGCGCCAGCGACACCGAATCAGCCGGCTACCACCAGGAGGCCTTGGTGCCGCTGGGCAGCGAAACCCATGGCGGTGAAGACGTCGGCGTCTGGGCGCGCGGTCCCGGCGCACACCTGCTGTCTGGCACCAACGAGCAGAGCTTTATCTTTCATGTGATGGCGCATTCCGGCGGTTTGCTTGGCGCTGAGTAA
- a CDS encoding TonB-dependent receptor domain-containing protein, translated as MKGNTLSMAIRGAILATVGITPAFAQEDTQVVDASTIDDSTIEQVTVTGSRIARPNAVSATPVTTLTAEDISLSGETNLGDFLNTMPALRSTFSGQNSGRFIGTVGLNLLDLRGLGTSRTLVLQDGRRHISSSVGTSAVDVNTIPEDLVERVDVITGGASAIYGADAVSGVVNFILKDDFEGVKISAFGSDTERGGAETTELSVTFGKNLFDGRANIAGSVQHTTRGDVYGTERDWITKGYGTLVNPDNIDPETGTVIRGDGIPDRIVVEDYRIPFISDNGIAFLPYGDYTFNDDGTARPVIPGDICDINGRCSGGDGYAFVGQYQMYPRMETANVFVKGHFDISDSMQLFGEAKYVSHEAESWGQASFSYNGYSSTNPFLDKDLSDRLVADGIPAFGMYRMHSDLGYRGDLAERETMRFVTGLKGDLGGSWSYEASLVYGEYNADIFYVNNRYNERFNQAIDAVELDGEIVCADADARAAGCLPLNMFGFGLNSQEAVDWVMLDDTGSEEKMTQTVASGFVTGDLIDLPAGPLSVVGGFEYREETSFVDFDEIIKNGDTFMNALASTDGEYDVTEAFVELSAPLVSGLPGVQSLVFDTAYRAADYSTVGSTGAWKAGLDWTIVDDVRIRATSSQAVRAPNIDELFAPLGENFYNVNDPCDYREIGSPEDPAVRANRAANCAALGLSPDYVSPWNGGPTLGGFSGGNPGLQEETATTLTYGMVITPRFADGLTLTVDYWDIEIEDAISYYGGQTILDKCVDGASIDNAFCGNIERAANGDLTSLTSSALNASKLTARGVDYELRYELALADLFQSELGSLTLSVQGTRLLERDDYSFQNEPDSVDPIAGELGDPEDAYNMNVTYRYGDLSVNWGHRYIGDQALYDIGQETGEYAAPPVTGEVRYNSLRTSWLYQDTLEVFGGVNNLGDKAPPAYLTGTGGGSGMYDTMGRSFYVGANYTF; from the coding sequence ATGAAAGGCAACACACTCTCCATGGCCATCCGTGGCGCTATTCTGGCGACCGTTGGCATCACTCCTGCATTTGCGCAGGAAGATACCCAAGTTGTAGACGCTTCCACAATCGACGACAGCACCATCGAGCAGGTCACGGTTACCGGCTCTCGTATCGCGCGTCCAAACGCTGTCAGCGCAACACCGGTCACCACGCTGACCGCCGAAGATATCAGCCTCAGTGGCGAAACCAACTTGGGCGACTTCCTGAACACCATGCCCGCGTTGCGCTCCACTTTCTCCGGGCAAAACTCCGGTCGATTTATCGGCACTGTGGGCCTGAACCTGCTAGACCTGCGCGGCCTGGGCACCTCTCGCACCCTGGTACTGCAGGATGGCCGTCGCCATATATCCTCTTCTGTCGGCACCTCCGCGGTTGACGTAAACACAATCCCGGAAGACCTGGTTGAGCGCGTTGATGTCATCACCGGCGGCGCTTCCGCCATTTACGGCGCAGACGCGGTTTCCGGCGTAGTCAACTTCATTCTGAAGGACGACTTCGAAGGCGTGAAGATAAGCGCATTCGGTAGCGACACCGAGCGCGGTGGTGCTGAAACTACGGAACTCTCCGTCACTTTTGGTAAAAACCTGTTCGATGGCCGCGCCAATATTGCCGGTAGCGTTCAGCACACCACTCGCGGTGACGTGTACGGTACCGAACGCGACTGGATTACCAAGGGCTACGGCACATTGGTGAACCCGGACAACATCGACCCCGAAACCGGAACCGTGATCCGCGGGGATGGTATTCCCGATCGTATCGTGGTCGAGGATTACCGTATCCCCTTCATCAGTGACAATGGTATCGCTTTCCTTCCATACGGCGATTACACGTTCAATGACGATGGTACCGCACGCCCGGTCATTCCCGGCGATATTTGCGATATCAACGGCCGCTGCTCTGGCGGTGATGGCTACGCCTTTGTAGGCCAGTACCAGATGTACCCCCGCATGGAAACAGCGAACGTTTTCGTTAAGGGCCACTTTGACATTTCCGACTCCATGCAGTTGTTTGGGGAAGCGAAATACGTTTCCCATGAAGCGGAAAGCTGGGGGCAGGCTAGCTTTAGCTACAATGGCTACTCGTCTACCAACCCGTTCCTGGACAAAGACCTTTCGGACCGCCTGGTTGCCGATGGCATTCCCGCCTTCGGCATGTACCGTATGCATTCCGACCTGGGTTACCGCGGCGACCTCGCCGAGCGTGAAACCATGCGCTTTGTCACCGGCCTGAAGGGCGACCTGGGCGGCAGCTGGAGCTATGAGGCCAGCCTGGTTTACGGCGAATACAACGCCGATATTTTCTACGTGAACAACCGTTACAATGAGCGCTTCAACCAAGCAATCGATGCGGTCGAACTCGACGGTGAAATTGTCTGTGCGGATGCTGATGCCCGCGCCGCTGGCTGTTTGCCGCTGAATATGTTTGGTTTCGGTCTCAATTCCCAAGAGGCTGTCGACTGGGTCATGCTGGACGACACTGGCTCTGAAGAAAAAATGACTCAGACCGTCGCTTCAGGCTTCGTCACCGGCGACCTGATTGATCTGCCAGCAGGTCCGTTGTCCGTAGTGGGTGGTTTTGAATATCGCGAAGAAACCAGCTTCGTGGACTTTGATGAAATCATCAAAAATGGTGATACCTTCATGAACGCGCTGGCCTCTACCGATGGCGAGTACGACGTAACCGAAGCTTTTGTGGAACTTTCTGCACCGCTGGTTTCCGGCCTACCCGGTGTACAGAGCCTTGTTTTCGATACGGCTTACCGCGCCGCCGACTACTCGACCGTGGGTAGCACAGGGGCATGGAAGGCTGGACTGGATTGGACCATTGTCGACGATGTGCGCATTCGTGCCACTTCCTCGCAAGCGGTTCGCGCGCCAAATATCGACGAACTTTTCGCACCGCTGGGTGAAAATTTCTACAACGTCAATGACCCTTGCGACTACCGTGAGATTGGCAGCCCTGAGGACCCAGCAGTACGCGCCAATCGTGCAGCAAACTGCGCGGCGCTCGGCCTGAGCCCTGACTATGTTTCACCGTGGAATGGCGGCCCGACTCTCGGTGGATTCAGCGGTGGCAACCCTGGTCTTCAGGAAGAAACCGCTACCACCCTAACCTACGGTATGGTGATCACTCCTCGCTTCGCCGATGGTCTGACACTGACTGTGGACTACTGGGACATCGAAATTGAAGATGCGATTTCCTACTACGGTGGCCAGACTATTCTGGACAAGTGTGTTGACGGAGCCTCTATCGATAACGCCTTCTGTGGCAATATCGAGCGCGCCGCCAACGGCGATCTGACCTCCCTGACCAGCTCTGCACTCAACGCCTCCAAACTCACCGCCCGCGGTGTGGATTACGAGTTGCGTTACGAGTTGGCTCTGGCCGACCTGTTCCAATCTGAACTGGGCAGCCTGACCCTGAGCGTACAGGGCACTCGCCTGCTGGAACGTGACGACTACTCCTTCCAGAACGAGCCCGATAGCGTTGACCCGATCGCTGGCGAGCTGGGTGACCCGGAAGATGCCTACAACATGAACGTCACCTACCGCTACGGTGATCTGTCCGTGAACTGGGGGCATCGCTACATCGGCGACCAGGCACTGTATGACATCGGTCAGGAAACTGGTGAATACGCTGCCCCCCCCGTCACCGGTGAAGTACGTTACAACAGCCTGCGCACCAGCTGGCTGTACCAAGACACCCTGGAAGTGTTCGGCGGTGTAAATAACCTGGGCGACAAGGCTCCCCCCGCATACCTGACCGGTACCGGTGGTGGCTCCGGCATGTACGACACTATGGGTCGTAGCTTCTACGTAGGTGCGAATTACACCTTCTAA
- the hslU gene encoding ATP-dependent protease ATPase subunit HslU, whose product MSMTPREIVHELDRHIVGQNDAKRAVAIALRNRWRRMQVNEELRAEITPKNILMIGPTGVGKTEIARRLAKLAGAPFIKVEATKFTEVGYVGRDVESIVRDLVEMAIKLERERATEGVKQRAMDAAEDRILDALLPPARNTEPSEKDSGTRQVFRKKLREGALNDKEIEIDVSASPMGVEIMAPPGMEEMTNQLQGMFSNMSKGKTQKRKLTVKQALKQLTDDEAAKLINDEEIKTRAIQSAEQNGIVFIDEIDKVAKRQESGGADVSREGVQRDLLPLIEGCTVTTKYGMIKTDHILFIASGAFHLSKPSDLIPELQGRLPIRVELSSLTSKDFQRILTEPSASLTEQQKALLGTEGVNLEFAEDGIQRIAEVAFEVNESTENIGARRLHTVLERLLEEISFAGGDGSTNITIDAAYVDQHLGELSRDEDLSRFIL is encoded by the coding sequence ATGTCCATGACCCCCAGAGAAATCGTCCACGAACTCGACCGTCACATCGTTGGCCAGAACGACGCCAAACGCGCCGTCGCCATCGCCCTGCGCAATCGCTGGCGCCGTATGCAGGTGAACGAAGAGCTGCGCGCGGAAATCACCCCGAAGAACATCCTGATGATCGGCCCCACCGGCGTCGGTAAAACCGAAATCGCCCGTCGCCTCGCCAAACTGGCCGGCGCACCGTTTATCAAAGTCGAAGCCACCAAATTCACCGAAGTCGGTTACGTCGGTCGCGACGTCGAGTCCATCGTGCGCGACCTCGTCGAAATGGCCATCAAACTCGAGCGCGAGCGCGCCACCGAAGGCGTCAAGCAGCGCGCCATGGACGCCGCCGAAGACCGTATTCTCGATGCCCTGCTGCCGCCCGCGCGCAACACCGAACCCAGCGAAAAAGACTCCGGCACCCGTCAGGTCTTCCGCAAAAAACTGCGAGAGGGTGCGCTGAACGACAAGGAAATCGAAATCGATGTTTCCGCCAGCCCCATGGGTGTCGAAATCATGGCACCCCCCGGCATGGAAGAAATGACCAACCAGCTACAGGGCATGTTCAGCAACATGTCCAAGGGCAAAACCCAGAAGCGCAAGCTCACCGTCAAACAGGCCCTCAAACAGCTGACCGACGACGAAGCCGCAAAGCTCATCAACGACGAAGAAATCAAAACCAGAGCCATCCAGTCGGCCGAACAGAACGGCATCGTATTTATCGATGAAATCGACAAGGTGGCCAAGCGCCAGGAAAGCGGCGGTGCCGACGTGTCCCGCGAAGGGGTGCAGCGCGACCTGCTGCCGCTGATCGAAGGCTGCACCGTCACCACCAAATACGGCATGATCAAAACAGACCACATCCTGTTTATTGCCTCCGGCGCCTTCCATCTGTCCAAGCCCTCCGACCTGATACCGGAGCTGCAGGGCCGCCTGCCGATCCGCGTGGAACTGAGCTCGCTCACCTCCAAGGATTTCCAACGCATTCTCACCGAGCCCAGCGCCTCGCTCACCGAGCAGCAGAAGGCATTGCTGGGTACCGAGGGCGTGAACCTGGAATTCGCCGAAGACGGGATTCAGCGCATTGCCGAAGTGGCGTTTGAAGTGAACGAATCCACCGAAAATATCGGTGCGCGCCGCCTGCATACCGTACTGGAGCGCCTGCTCGAAGAGATCTCTTTCGCCGGCGGCGATGGCAGCACCAATATCACCATTGATGCCGCGTATGTCGACCAGCATCTGGGCGAGCTGAGCAGAGACGAAGACCTCTCGCGCTTTATTCTTTAA
- a CDS encoding gamma-butyrobetaine hydroxylase-like domain-containing protein gives MSPPQKIRLNKAEKALTLEYKDSEFVLPAEYLRVYSPSAEVRGHGIGEGTLVEGKLHVGIDRVAAAGRYALQIFFDDGHDSGIYTWDYLRELCDTRDEKWSAYLARLKAAGKGRDPDESAVKFIGG, from the coding sequence ATGTCCCCACCCCAGAAAATCCGTTTGAATAAAGCCGAAAAAGCTCTGACCCTTGAATACAAGGACTCGGAGTTTGTACTTCCCGCCGAATACCTCCGGGTCTACTCCCCCAGTGCCGAAGTGCGCGGCCACGGTATCGGTGAAGGCACTTTGGTAGAGGGCAAGCTGCATGTCGGCATAGACCGGGTCGCTGCCGCCGGCCGCTATGCCCTGCAGATTTTTTTTGACGACGGCCACGACAGCGGTATCTACACCTGGGATTACCTGCGCGAACTCTGCGATACCCGCGACGAAAAATGGTCGGCTTATCTGGCGCGCCTGAAAGCGGCCGGCAAGGGCCGTGACCCGGACGAGAGTGCGGTAAAATTCATCGGCGGCTAG